The genomic segment ATGTTTTTTTTCCCCTGAGGTTCATAATACTATGAATTCTTGTTATGAAAGAGACCACAAAGACTAGACAACAGTTAGTTATCTTCTATTATGCAAGAAAAGAAACCGAGAAGCCTGACAGTGTATAAAAGTGGCTAATCACTTTTGGCACTTATCAGAACAAAATTGATgcaagtccagtccagtgaatggatacaccccaaCTATAATCTGGAACTTGTAATGTACACATTGAATAGTATGGTGATGGTTTAACATGATAAATAGATTAGTTATGAGGGACTTATAAAAGGTTTAAAAAGTAGTATCCACATGCTCGGTTTTCTGTTCCTGGTCAGATTGCCTGATCATATTTTATAACCCATTAAGTCATAATAGCTTCTACTGATGAATGCTCATTCAACTTACATAACAAGGCCAACATTTATAAGTTCCTTGTTCCCGTAACCTGCCCACATACCCTGGTAATTATTATGataaaaatcgagatacttcaatagagcagtcagccactctaatataacactaGGCTATTCTCTACAGCAATCAaaactagggctgaaacaaacacTGCAAATACTCGATGAATACTtgtaaggattttggtacttggatagtaaaattggtactcgagtactcattaagatcatgtgatccagcatttgccatcagggagtaacacaatgaaggctacagtacaaacatcaacactttaatacagtgtgtgtatcattgttgaaaagctgtaaactgcttaaagtcagtataaaacatgtcaaatgggtatgactactcTGAAGATGTTACTTTTGCTACTTACCTTCTTGGAAAGTGCTGTGTTGTTGTCTGTTACACTTATAAAAAGCTTACAATCATCCTTTGTACCTGGTATGTTGTTGAGTGGTGGACAGAGCATTGTCATTTTCAACCaaaacaatgaaattttcagttattaatcagggctgcccagagaaattaaggggctcAGGGGAAAGAGTTAAAGTGAGGCCCCAAGGGCAAGGAGGATTCCACTCTGAATGCACAACTTCggcctagctgtaagctgaagaccaacaacaacaaaaaaaaaggtgacaatagctgccctcaccaactatatcttcttatttataagcttgttacactgctcctctgaagaatactgtaactgctctattagagtatcaagatctgactgctctattaaagtatatcaatcttttaaacaggtattcacggggcccctttcaggttgggcccggggaaaaatgccccagttgctcCCCCCCGCGGCCCTGTTATTAATAAATGCCCACCCCCCACTATCTCATTGTTTGTAaagtgatgggaaacaaggaatcttatAACAATTAGTACTGGAAAAAAAAGACaatttgtgacccactgagcaaaaatccAAATTGTTCGCAtgcttttttttgtatttttagataaatgccattgaaatacattcagtaaaaataaataattttatgtatgtttataattgcttcagtaaacagtgaagcaaGACTCAAATTGTATACCAATGGATTTGCCTAGTAAGAATATACCATGAATCAGCCAtgagttgtgtgtgtttgtttacattgtggtAAAACATAACTTTATTGTTGCTGTTTCTAGCCTTCTTGTTTGGGTATATTTaggccaaaaactataccttaatGAATGCCGGTaaatagaatgacacaagtaCCAAATCCGTAGTCTGTTGCACTCGAGACCTAGCCTGTACTTTTTCTTCtatataggcactgtacaaatcaaatcaTTTGTTTTACTGTGTAACTCCAAAAGCTCTTACCAGATAGGGTTAAAAttttaacagcccattggtttttccctctagacaacaaaaatgAAGTCCGAGGAAAACGCAAGCAAGTCAGGTTTCGCTCAGTGGGTCATATTTGGTTTCATAGGAGCTCACCTTGACTGGCAAAACACATCATAGCAGCCACTAGTGTGTATTTCCTCCACTTGAACACGGATACCATGGCAACAACACAAGCTGACAGTCCTGAGATAAACGCCAAGCACACCAATATTTGTGTTGCAATCACGTGACCTAAGAAATCACCAATAAACAAAGCGATAGTTTTCGCCTCAGAACACTCACCAGCAATGTCGCAGTTAGCCGGTGTATTTCTGTAACATGTTTGTGTAGTGTCCGTTTCATAACAACACGCCCACAATCCTGCGTGCATCTTTATTCTCTTATCGCTAAAGTCTGACGAGTCCACCAGCCAGTACGGTGTGCCGAAACACATCAGTAAGAATATACCACTGGTAAACACTAGAAATACTTCCCATAACCTTCGTAACTTTTCTGAGTGTTCCTCCCAAGACATTTTAAGCACTATTTAAAACAATTAAACTAAATAAAGCGCATCAATAATTGGGCCCAGCCACCCACGTgcttgatcacgtgatctagagcgtgggcggctggggacgagactagGTTGTCATAGCAATATACAAagtaggtattaattggaaTCATATGGACTACATACATCTCTTAAGTCTCGATAACGAGGATAGCGAAAGACCTTCCGAAACCGGCTCAGAGTCGGTAAGAACATACTCGGCAGCGTCTTTCCAATATGAGTCGGAAGAGGAACAATTGTCCACCACTGAAGGCTCAAAAGTCGACACAAAGTGAGTGTGCCTTTCATCCAGGTACTTGTATCAGTAGTAACTTATAGCCTTACTTCTTTTGCTGACTTGTTGGATGTCGAGGGAAGAAAGCAAAGTCTTGAAAAGCAGGTGACCCACGTTGTTCAAAGGATTTTCTTGAGTATGTTGTAATATACTTTATATAGGAGACTGTTCGACTTGTATCACTCAAACGACACATTGAGAAAGTGAGAGATGACTTTAATATCAAGGAGCAGGAGATACAGAAAATTAGGTGCACTTATAACAATATGCAAAGGTCGCTTGCGTCAAATTTATATCACAGGGAACAACTGAACCAATGTCGGGCTACCATTAGTAACTTGAGTTATGAAGAAAACAAACTAAATGAAAATATACAACGAGAAAGAGATAACaaaaatatgtacatatataattttaGTTGACTTAATGGTATTAAGTCACTACTCTGTTCTAGTGCATCAGTTGGTTTGCTTGAGGCAAAACTGAGTAAACTACAGACAGAGTTGTCAACTGAACAAAGACTGGAACAAACTCTGATTGAATCACTGAAGCAAGCTGAGTTAGTAACATGAACAGTTGAACCTGGTCACCTATGGGGAAGTAGTTTTTTAATGAATCATTAAGTGCACTTTAGATGTGTTAGGATTGGAACCTATTAGGGTTATGCACTCCTGCTGCCATTTCTCTGGTCGGGTTATGTTGGTGTTTTGATGTGGTACTCAAGCTTCATTGTCCATTTTAAAGCATAATGACTGCCGTTTTTATATATCAGTGGATTGTTGGTTTATTTTGCTATATAGCAGTTTGATCCATTGCTAATTTGTAGCTCCAGTCTAGAGTACTTTAATGGAGTATTCATATGTACTTCTTAATTTCCACCTTGGtttgaaattctctaatagaacagtcaaagtgTATTATATAGGcaagtaaaatactctaatagagtagtcacctgTTGTAATGTTAAAATCAGTACTTCTACCCTACACTTCTGAGCCTCATATGAATTAACTGCTATTCTAGGTTGGTTTTGGCTGATGCTCAGTGTAAGCAACGAGAATTTGAAGAGATCAGTCACCAACTGGCCATTGATGAGTTCTTATGGAAGAGAGAGAAGGATGCTAAGGCTAGTGAACGTAACCAGAAGGAGACAAAGTTGTTGCTCAACACCAAGCGTCTTAGGAAAACACAAGAAAAGTCTGAAACAAAGTGGTTGTATCTAGTTCACATGCCTACATAACTTACAGGGAATTATTGGCCACACAACAACAACTAGATGCTCAATCAAAGGAAGCTGCTGAAAAGGCAAGGAAGGCTCATGAAGATGGGATACGATTTCTCAGGGAGTCAATGGACAAGTGAGAAACATCGTATCCCATCATATATGCCACTGTGATTGTACCCACAGGCGTAGAGTGGAAGAAGTTAAAGAAGAGAAAAAGCATCGTGTATTCATGGAGAATAgaatgaatgctttattagagttaaaGGGTGACATAGAGTCAAGTCAGGTATATTATATACATCAATGACATTCAACTAGCATTCCATGAACTTCTTCCAGGGGAGCATTAAAGCATTACAAATGCTTGCTAAACACAAGGAGATGGAAGAGCAGAAGAAAATGAGAACAGAAATGGAAAGAGTGTTAAATGAAGGGGGTAATCCCATTGAGGCAGCTCTCTGGAAGGTTAAGCTTGAACAGCTTGAAAAAGGCAAAGAGTAAGTAAACAACACTGGAGAAGACTATAATACTAAAGTAGTATGCTCTATACAGGTCTTTTGAAAAGCAACAAAAAGAAAGACAATTACAAATAGTAACAAAACTGTTGGACGAAGAGAAGATAGCTCAAAGGCAGGAACAAAAGAAAACTAAATCTCACTGGCACACAAGAATGGGTGTTTCCCATCCACAAACTAGCTATAGGGTAATGTTatgttgtgtgtatgtttgggtgtgagtgtgtgtgcgtgcatgtgtgtgtgtgcgtgcatgcatatgTGCATGAGTATGTTCAATTGTGTATATTCTgtgtacagtgttgggcaagttactttgtaaaagtaactagttacatattacatattacttgcaactgaactatttagttacagttacatattacccatataataaagtaactataataatattacataatatattactttgtgtccacagccttaagctgtcacgtgtgaaactaccaccttatcacgtgacataattgcgttgttggacaatgtgcaaacctTGGTTATAagaagaagctggtgaataagcctcattcagtaggctttgttacttcgttgtggctaggtgttactcagagaACAagtaacgagattagtaacttcgttacttgtagtaataatattacataatattatactcgttacagtaactatattacttaggtaacgcgttacacttgtaggtaaagtaacttgagttgtattacctgtttttatagcgtatttcgttatattacttaattaccacaaaagtaataatattacataacgcgttactcccaatactgtctgtgtatatacatgtgttgACTGTTGTGCATCTGTGCGCATGTGTGTAATACAAATAAACATATACACTACCACTCCTATTGCAGAGGAACAAGAAATTACCGAGCCAGAAATTGACTATTCAGCCAAAGGGACCAACAGCTGATACTACTCCACCTACTCAGTCAGATGAAGATGACGGACCAGTAGACAATGGAGCACTGCCAGCTACTGACCAGTATGTAATCCAATACATGTGTAAAAGCTTTAAGTGGCAAAAAGTTTATGGTGGGAAAAGTACATGTGCTTTTCTCTTACAGTAATAGTATAGAAAGTAGTTTCCATCAATAATTGGATTCAAAGTTATTTGTATTGTTCAATAATGTAATAAGACAGATAATAATTGCATTTATGCTGATTGTGCTAAGAG from the Dysidea avara chromosome 13, odDysAvar1.4, whole genome shotgun sequence genome contains:
- the LOC136243573 gene encoding epithelial membrane protein 1-like, with product MSWEEHSEKLRRLWEVFLVFTSGIFLLMCFGTPYWLVDSSDFSDKRIKMHAGLWACCYETDTTQTCYRNTPANCDIAGHVIATQILVCLAFISGLSACVVAMVSVFKWRKYTLVAAMMCFASQAFWLLLGLSIYSKSFKQEKVHHSWSYTLGWVSFSLSITCAVYYLITGLLYLRNGPSKIIISRDEGDYARLQQWEDEDSDD